From the genome of Solanum pennellii chromosome 6, SPENNV200:
ACGATTGATAAGATAACACGCTGTCCGAACTGCTTCACCCCAGAATGTCTTGGGTAATTTAGCCATTCTGAGCATGCTTCTCACCTTCTCAACAATGGTGCGATTCATTCTCTCAGCTACACCATTGTGTTGTGGGGTTCCAGGAACTGTCTTTTCATGTCTGATTCCATGGTTTGAACAGTACTCTTCAAATTCTCTTGAAGTGTACTCACCTCCATTGTCGGTTCGGAGACGTTTTAGCTTTCGACCTGTCTCTCTTTCTATCAGAGCAtgaaacttttgaaatactTGAAACACCTGATCTTTGGTTCTCAAGATATAAACCCACAATTTTCGAGAAGcgtcatcaataaaggtaacaaAGTATTTATTACCTCCTATCGATTCTATCTCCATTGGACCACAAACATCAGAATATACCAAATCAAGTATATTCGACTTTCTTTCAGATGATGTCTTAAATGAGACTCTATGTTGTTTACCAAATAAGCAGTAGTTACACGATTTTATCGTTGTACCTTTGGCAAAAGAGATGAGtgactttttggaaagaatttgcAATCctttctcgctcatatgacccATTCTTTTATGCCATAAATCTGCAGAATTTTCTTCGTGAGCCGCATTTAATTCACCTTGGCATATTTCTGCATTTGTCCTTTATAATGTGCCACGAGCAACTCCTTTTGCAATCACCAATGCCCCTTTGTTGAgtttccattttttatttgcaaagtAGTTCTCATATCCATCTTGGTCCAAAGCAATTCCCGAGATCAAGTTCATCCGCAAATCAGGTACGTGGCGCACATCTTTCAACACTAATGTGCATCCAACATTTGTTTTTAAGCAAATGTCTCCGATCCCCGCAATCTTTGAGTAACTTGTGTTACCCATTTTCACATTGCCATAATCACCGGCTACATATCTGCAAAAAAGATCTCTTACCGGTGTGGCATGATAAGATGCTGCTGTGTCGACCACCCATTCCGACTCTATACCTGCCAAGTGCATGcattcttcttcctcatttATGAGGAGAACAACATCGTCATTATTTTGCACCATGGCAGCTGTGTTGTCATCATTCTTCTGGCCGCTGCTTTCCCCTTTGCCCCTTTTTAGATTTGGACAATCTCTTTTGAAGTGTCCTGGTTGATCGCAATTGTAGCAATTTCTGGCCTTCGATTTTGATCGGACCTTGGACTTTCCACGAGCTCCGGATCTACCATAGTTACTTGAGCTCCTTTGGTAACTTCTGCCTCTACTTTCCGTGATGAGAGCCTGTCCGTGATTTTCAGGcctttttctcatcttctcATTAAGCAAAAGGGCTGATGTGACATCCTTCAACTCAATAGAGTCCTTACCATGTAAAATGGTTGTTGCTAAAGTATCGTAGGAAGATGGCAACGAGTTTAGGAGCACTATGGCtttatcttcatcctcgatctttacTCCGAGGTTTGCTAGCTGCGTGATTAGTCCATTAAGTACATTTAAATGAGACAAAAAATTTGTACCTTCACCCATATGTAGCGCATATAACTGCTTCTTTAGGTACAATTTATTTGTCAGCGTTTTGGACATGTATAGATTTTCTAACTTTGTCCAAATGCCACATGCACTCTCTTCATCGATGATGTTATTAACTACATCATCTGTTAAGTGCAATCTGATTGCACTAGCAGCCTTTTCATCCATTTCTTCCCAATCCTCAAGTTTCATGGATTCGGGCTTTTTGGATTTGCCGCCTAGTGCCTTGTGCAAACCCTGTTGGATGAGCAAGTCTTTCATCCTTCTCTGCCACGTTGAGAAACCGCTATCACCGTTGAATTTTGCTACCTCGTACTTTACTccagacattttttttattgagtataGTACAATAAGCTGCAAAAAATATTTCTGTAAATGAGCAGAacctgtgctctgataccaattgttgggaataaatccgtaacagaaataatatttgcggtAATAAAGGCAACAAATGCGGAACACAACAATACGGTTAATcaacgagaataaaagagaaataatgacaccaagattttacgtggaaaccctcctaaataagggaaaaaccacgacccgagaggagcaacgaatatcactatagtaaggattttacacttgtatgtctgagtaaaactccaaagaccactacacattcaaaagaaataacactcttttgatttttccacctcactacaataccgctcacactctctatttttcctcacagattattttcttctgtgatgcctcactcttcttttctctcctttgtaattcttttttttgtattttgaaatgagcaagagctctctatttataggaaaatctactcctaatgatgtcaccaatgacatcacaagaaacacaagatttcaacattttcacCTATGTAGAAATCTTGCTaagattttagttgaaaaaagaaatggtgagctttgaattttgttgcaacatttgttgactttaacaataatcaacaaacaaaattcaaccatttttgCTATGTTTATCTACAAGGTATGGACTCCACACTACGATGCTGCACCTGAATCTGCACATAAGTATCCTCAGAACCTTCTAGAACAACAAAGTTTagacttccaaaaatgatactttttttttttgtattttagttCCATCTCCTGTTGTTATTGATACGAAATAAGGAAAAATCTGGAAGAGTAAATTGAAGGAGAGGAAAGGTAAAATGGAGATAGAAATCACCAGTGAATAGAGCTGAAAGATAAAGAAGAGGAcccttttcaatttttagggtAGAGGAATCTGTGCGGCAAGGAAAATAGTTGTAGAAGCAGGGAAAACAAATGTCACCTTCTTTTCAGGCTTCTCCTCCTCTTCTCTTTCCCCATCATAATCCTCGGCATATTCATCATCgtcatcttcttcctcttcatcatcttcattatcatcatcatcatcatcatcatcatcttcaataTTGTCAGGCCCCTTCACATGTCTAGGAATATCACATTCCATATACATATCTGTATCCTCGTACGATCCAATACCATCCACCATAAACCTACATGCATACTCATATGCTTCGaggttttaaccaaactaagccattatataaagccattcaccaaaataatatgtttttctaaaattttacaaaactaatataaacgtattccacagtaacgttttaggatatattttattttttaaaagttgatggcgtcagattgatatacgttactcacagtaacgttttactcctaaacgTTACTctgagtaacgttttaggagtaaaacgttactgaaaataacgttttaggagtaaaacgttacttacagtaacgtatatcaacctaatgctgttagttttttttaaaaaaaatatactctaAAACGTTACcatgaaatacgtttatactagttttgtaaaattttagaaaaatgtattactttggtaaattattttatataatggcttagtttggtaAATTCTTTCATATGCTTCCATATCAAATTGCATATATATAGAGTCGTCCTCTTCAGCCTCACCAGTAAACCACAATACTGCGCTAGGGATTATTTTGTCCCAAATTATTGAGCTGCCAATAGAAGCAGAAAATATAACAATCACATTTACTCCTCTAATTCAATCAACAGCAACTTATGATGCATAGAACAAAAAGCGGAATTCGCAAGGAAAAAGATCTAAATAAAAGTGATTAACACAAAAGGCACCATCCAAGCAAAGAAGAAATCATCTACAGACCCAATTTCATAATCTTCATAATCTGCTTGCATATGATACGGGAGTTCTGTGACCTGTCAGAAAATACATTTGGCTTAGTTATGACTTCAGATGAAATGTTAGTACATTTAACAGTAATTGAATGAAGTCGAAGTTTAGGTACCGGTGGCTGTttgaaaaaactgaaaaaactTGGACAATCCATAGTTCTGATAATTGGTTTAGCAGTTATTAACCTCTTATTTGGATTGCATTTTACAATCTTCTTTGTCAAGCATTTTCCTGGAAACCATTCAATATCCGTCCGATCATGAAattttttcacaattttcaAGGTTCAACTTGCAAAAAATAGCTTTAGCTCAAGAACTTTGAAATTCAACTTCTTCGGGTatttgaaaaacaataaaaatgttttcactttttttcACTCCAAATTACTCACGAAAAGTCAAAAACAACTTTAAATAGCCAAATATaatcaattttcaaatatcattttCCACGTTTAAAATAAAACTACCTTTTCAAATTTACACGATGAACAATGGGCACATCACTCCCAAACACTTACATTAGTGGCTGGTAGTTGGAGTTTGCAGAAACAAATGCTAAGTAGAAGGAGAAGAACATAGTATTTCACTGTAGGCTGGTTTATCTAGGTTATAAACTATTAACTTGGTCAttcaaatcatcaaataaattaGTCAGTAAAGAGAAATTGATTCCACACACATTCTTGCAGACTTGTATTTTCACACAATTTTCTTGCAAAATCATTAGGCATCACATACATCTCGCGCAAGAGTGGTCAAAACTCAACCTGTTTTGTCTTGTAAGCCCAATTCTCATGTATACGAGACCACTCCCTTTTACTAGCTCTTTACAATCCctacgatacaatacaatacaaggAGGAGAAAAGTTTTTTCCACAACCAATGAGAGACACTGTCTTTCACCTAAGATAAGGGAAGAATAAACAAAAAGGAGTCccaaaaataataggaaaagagTTATTTTCTTGTTTGCATTTTCAAAACCAGAAGACAGAACAATTCCAACATTGTTGTAATGTAAAGCTTTGTTGTCAATTGAATTGTTCGAATTCCTGATAAATACATCTGCTGTTCATTCTTAGGAAAACTGGTATTCCTATGGACTTTCCATCAACAAGAGTGGTATCCACTATGATGTTGATATCCAACATGATGATGGTCATAATCATCCTCACtattatcttcttcttcaaaattgtCTTGCCTCGTTACATGTCGAGTAAAATGATATTCCATTTTCTTAGAGTCTTCGTCTTCTTTTTCAGCTACACCACGAGTAAACCACTTCACTGCTTGAGGGATTATTTTGTTCCGAAATATTGAGCTGCGAATGGAAGCAGAAAATATAACATCAAATATACTCTTCTAATTCAAACAATAGCAACTTACGATGAGTAGAACAAAAGTGGAATAGATAAGGGAATTTTTGACCAATCTAAGTcataatataaagcaatttatcaaaataatatatttttctaaaattttacaaaattagtataaacgtatttcacagtaacgttttaggttatatttcattttaaaaaaactaacagCGTTAGGCtgatatacgttactgtaaataacgttttactcctaaaacgttactgtgagtaacattttaggagtaaaacgttactcaaaATGACGTATATCAATCTAACGACGTcagcttttaaaaaataaaatataccctaaaatgttactgtgaaatacgtttatactggttttgtaaaatttttaaaaaatgtattattttgatgaattgcttTTTATTATAGCTTAGTTTGGTCAAAACCTCTTCATAAGGACAAAgtctaaataaaatgaatttgtgCTAGAGGCACAATCCAAGCAAAGAAAAATGTGCAGACCCAATTTCGTAATCTTCTTGCATTTGACACTGGAGTCCTGTAACCTGTGAGAAATACATTTGGCTACGATATCAGATGAAAAGTTGGTACATATAACAGTAAATGAATAAAGTAGAAGTTTAGGTACCCGTGGCGgtttgaaaaaattgaagaagtcTTCCCAATCCACATTCCTGATCATGGGCTTAGCATTTTTTAACTTCTTATTTGGATTGCATTTTACCATCCTCTTTGTCAAGCATTTTCCTGGATACCATTCAATATCTGTCCTGCAACGCATCCCACACATCAAACAAACCAACACAAAAAGGATCATAAGATATCAAACCAAAGTAACAAGACAGAAGAATTTACCATGTTATGTTATTCGCCATATCCTTTTTTATCCTTTTGTGACAGGTCTTTGTCAACACAGAATTCTTAAAAAAAGGGTTTGTATCAAAGAAGAACTCAAGTTTAAAACCCTTTGGATGATCGACTGAACAACACTTGATATCCTTGAGGTACTTTAAAGCTTCTTCATCCCCCGGTGAGATGTTCATCTGCAACAGAGTGTTTTGCAGTCAGTTGCAGTTCGATCATCAATGTACGGAGTACTGCAAGAAATGATGATAACTTTAATTATTTACCTCATCTTCATATATCTCAAAGGCCTTCATTGCAGTCAGCCAGAAGTTGGGAATACCTTTCTCTGTATAAAAGTTCACAACAAAAGATGAAAGCCCTCCTGCAATTAATAATCTATGAATGTAAGAAAGAGCATATCACATTTACCATCTCCTGTCCCCATATTATCACCTTCTACTTCAACAATACCATTTACTATTTCATATCTCTGCGAAGAAGCCGGAAAATGATTAACCAGGATGTATATCCAAAGAAATTTGAGTCAAAACAGCTGCAAGGTTACTAACACAGGTTGAGTTATCCTTTTCACCTTCATGTGCAACGATTCATGCAGCTTCTCATATTTAGCTTCAAGTACAGTCTTCTCCTTCAAAAATAAAGCTTGAAGCGCATCACGTTCACTCTACAAACAGAAAATTCTTTTAATCTCTCTTTCTTCCTTTAGCAAAAGCAGTGGAGTGTACACAATATTGGATGATCTAATACAGGCAACAGAATGTGACATGAAAATCCATGGACCAAAAAGTTGGCACTGAAAATAAGGACCTAGTAAAGCAAATTAACCATTAGAATGAAAATTCACTCATGTAGAAACGCAGTCATGCAAATTAAATATCTTTTGCTGGTCAGAGGGAGATGGAGGAAAGAATGGCCTATAACAGTGTGCCTCCTCTAGAAATACTGTCACTATATACGGCTTCTTGTGGACTACCTGGTTGGAAAGgaataaaaattgttttgaagAGATACTGCAACGCTTTTCTTTGTCAAAAACAGATGTCTACTAAACTTGCACGTTTGGTGCAATAGTCTATGATAGATACTATGGCTCAGCATATTAAGTTTTGGAATTTCTCTAGTGATGACTCAATATCCAAAGAAGTTTCAGTCAAAATAGGTGCAAGGTACTAACTTCTAACTTCTACAAAATAGAAGTGTCTCTttcctttctctttctttatgtttttcaaaatttttgggGCAGGATTGGGGAGTGGCTGGGCGAGCAGATATTGTTGTCAAGAAACATGAAGACGCAGAACAAGTTGAATTATCCTTTTCACCTTCGTGTGCAATGATTCATGCAGCTTCTCATAACCATCTTTAAGTACAGCCTTCTCCGACAATAAAGCTTTCAGCGCTGCAGGTTGACCCTACGAACAGAAAATTCTGTCAAgctctttttcttccttttgcAAGAGCAGTTAAAATATACGTAATATATTGAATGATCTAACATAGGGCAGTAAAATGTGACAcacaaatacaccaaaaaagttagattgaaaaataaagacTTATATGTAAAGCAAATTAATCATTACTGTGGGAATTTATTCATGTACAGATGTAATCCTGCAAATTAAACATCATTTGTTGGGTCGGGGGAAGATAGGGAGGAACAAATGGCCTAACGTGAGCCTCCTCCAGAAATACAATCACTATATACAGTTTCGTCAACCTAACTTTTATGACAGATTGAACTCAAAGAGACGTATAAGCCAACATACATGATCAGCTTTCTTCTTTCCTCCCTGGTCCCCTCTTATATTAGCGATTATAGTTTAATGTCTGCTTCAATACTAACTTCCAAACGAGAAAACACAAAAGGCAGGAAATAGTAAACAAATTAACTATGACATACTTCATCCAACACATATACACAATAACTATGGCACTTCAATGTAGGGGTGTCAAATGTGTGGTCGGGTTGAATTTGGACGGGTAAAAGATATACTGGATTGATAAATGGGCAGGTTCTTAACCCACCCAAAGGCTGAGATGAGTTGGATCAAGATGGGGTAAACAATGATCATTGCCCAACTCGCCCTACTTTTACCaagttttaatttatctttttttttttgcttgtttCTTATACTAATTAGTTTATAAATAGTTATTGTATATTCTTCCACTACCACTAATATAACATCTTAACTCAGTACCGATCAAACAACATCACATTAACTGAAATATATGAATAACAAACCTGAAGGTTTTTCAAAGCCTCCACCCGCTTCCTGACTTGTGGTGACAAACTCTTAAGTTTAAGCGAGGGACTCCCACTGAATTTCCGAAGGTTATCCTATAcaattcccaaaaaaaaaaaagtgaaatatttcaactaaaaatagaatgaaccagaacaaaaccacaaaaaaaaaaaatataaaaagaaccAACCTTCTGTTTAATCTCCAACCCAGCACGATATTCAGCATAGGAAGCTACTTAGAATTAAGACAAATAAGAATCACTTGGATCCAGAAGCCATGGACAAACACAACAATGTAAAAGTTATAAATGTATGTAAAGAGATGCATTCGCTGCCTGGATTGGGAACTTACCGACAGCATCGGCGGTGAATGGGTAGAGATGGGACTGATATATGTCCAAAGTACTCATACTGAATGTGGAAGAAAAGGAAACCCTAAGTCCCAAAATTTATAAGTGGAGGAGGAAAGGGAGGGAAAAAGCAAAGcgaatttcaaaaatatatggaATGAGTGAGTGGGCCCATATAAACTAAAGGAATTCAAGCTTGTTGAAGTTGTACCACGAGTTGTAGAGGTGGTACCCCGTACCTAGCCGTTGGGTTGCTGAGAAAAGATATATGAAGTTGAAGGACTTGAGgccaattatatttttattttctttcattttagtcCTCCTTAGTTGAGTTAATTAGTTCACCgattaactttgaaaaaaattatgtatacatCATATAATCGTCAGGCACACTAAAgcctcatttgtttccattaaaaTTAAGGGGTCTGAATCTAAATACTAAGATTTATATTAAGATTCAGGTGTTTTGATCTGAATAcacatttgaatattaaaatttggtctctaaatctgaacactaaataattaatgttgtttcTTTTCAATATCTAAAAGTGCATGTgaaattaacattaaataataaaatatcataaaaatttcatttcaacaaaatatatcacttttgataaaaaaaaaaatttaaagttttaataatcatgatttggggtacaatttttttcattctaaaaCCTTGAAAAACACCAATACACCAATAGTGTTTTTGACACAgtcaatataagaaaattattaatataaaaaaaacttaaaagaatttatgaaaactggtgtttgattgagaaaagagagaaagaaagtttttagttatgagataaaaaaaCACGCTTAGAGCAGAGAAACGatgttattatttgataacttattaaatgagtctgaatgttgttaagaatctcctacagatctgattcattcagacctcttcagacccattaagagtttttttttttaaaataaaacaaatgaacttaatgggttgaatctgaatgattcaAACCTAAAAATCAAACGTACTTAATAGGTTGAATcttaatgattaagattcagatctctattaagtgcaaacaaatgaggcctaataCAAGAGCAAATTTGGTGTTGAATTCACCAGAGCTCAGCATCAGTATAACAATTGctaacactttgtttggatcattgttacgcattgtttcataatgtatcgTATTATATTATACTCTATTGTATGGAGATATAATGTTTGGTtagattgtattgtttgttgtttaataacattttaattgtttggttagattgtatcgtactgtattgtaatttacaaatttacttaaatatccttaattattctagggtaggaggtttgactagatttaaataattatggtaaagggtaaaataatattttgaaatattatgtaaagatataattgaaaaaagaaattaagtttcaatgggaacacaccaaattggttgttccataatatagggttttcattgttacataacaacgaaatttaataatacagtataatacattttaagtaatgatcaaaacaaatattgtagatataataacaatacaatacaatacaatgaataacaatgatccaaacacaGTGTAAGTTTTTATCTTGAAATAAGAATCCACACTGCATGGACCTTCCATCTTCAGGAGAAAAAGCTACTGTTATTCCTAGACAACTTAAACTAGTACCCACTAGTTAATTTTGATGCAAAAAATGTTTGGATAAAATGAAAAGTTGAACCACAATCTGAATATGTAGTTTTATCGTACTTTTAAACAActgaaattatatttgtaacaaatgttcatcaaattttgaaagtatTTAAAACAGAAGCAACAAGTTGACTATGGAAGCATCGCTTGGTTCCTAAATCACAATTAGCTTGGGAATATATTTGGAAAAG
Proteins encoded in this window:
- the LOC107021723 gene encoding nucleosome assembly protein 1;4-like gives rise to the protein MSTLDIYQSHLYPFTADAVASYAEYRAGLEIKQKDNLRKFSGSPSLKLKSLSPQVRKRVEALKNLQGQPAALKALLSEKAVLKDGYEKLHESLHTKSERDALQALFLKEKTVLEAKYEKLHESLHMKRYEIVNGIVEVEGDNMGTGDEKGIPNFWLTAMKAFEIYEDEMNISPGDEEALKYLKDIKCCSVDHPKGFKLEFFFDTNPFFKNSVLTKTCHKRIKKDMANNITWTDIEWYPGKCLTKRMVKCNPNKKLKNAKPMIRNVDWEDFFNFFKPPRVTGLQCQMQEDYEIGSIFRNKIIPQAVKWFTRGVAEKEDEDSKKMEYHFTRHVTRQDNFEEEDNSEDDYDHHHVGYQHHSGYHSC
- the LOC114077530 gene encoding pheromone-processing carboxypeptidase KEX1-like translates to MVDGIGSYEDTDMYMECDIPRHVKGPDNIEDDDDDDDDDNEDDEEEEDDDDEYAEDYDGEREEEEKPEKKVTFVFPASTTIFLAAQIPLP